CTTATATATATGGAAAATTAAGACTACAATTAATTCGAAACACCGAAAGTAACAATGGACTGACCCAATCACTCCTCCAATGCAGTTATAGAACTGTTCAACCTCTCCCAAAATCTTCAGCAGCTTCTTCAAGTCCTCAAAATCCTCATCATTCAAAGCAAACCGAATCTTCTTCTTCCTCCCCGAACCGTCACTACTCACATCCAATTTCTCAATCATTTCAACAATCGCATAAAACGCGGCCTTCACCGAGCTCCTGGCCGACTCCGCCGCCTCGCTCTCGCCCGCGAACTCATACCCCCAGCCGAGCACGTGCTCCTGGCCGGCGGCGACGAGGCACTTGAACAAGTACAGCTCGCCGGGACTCAAATCCAGCTCCGCCAAAACCGCAGAGACGACGCGGTTGTTGCTGGAGCTGAAGAATCTCCTCACTCTGGAATCTCCGTCGATCACTCTGGCCTTGGCGCGTAGGGAATCCGCGGCGGCGAGGCGGGAGCGGAGAGACTTGAGGCGCGAGAGCTCGCGGTGGAACTCGAATTCCGGAGCCGGCGGCGCATACTCTACCGGAACGGTCGTGACGCGCGTGACACATGAAGAAGAAGAAGAAGAGGAAGAAGAGGAGGAGGTTGAGAGAGAAGGAGGGAGGAGGAGAGGTGGCTTGGGGAGGCGGAGAGAGGAGAGAGAGTGGAAGGGGGAGTGGGGAGGAGGAGGGGTGGAGGTGAAGAGCAAGTGGGAGGTGTCGCGGTTGAGAATCGGAACTGAGCGCGCCATTGATTACATCCACGGTTGAAAAATGAAGAAGGAAGCGAGTGTTGAAGTGTGTGTTTGAAAACGGAGGAGAGAAAGAAGAAGGAGAAAAGGGAGGGAAGGAATCAAGGATAAGAAGGGAGATACTGAGAGCATATACGGGGGATTTCAGTCGGTTCGGTACACAGCTGTAGGACCAACGGGGGGTCCTAATCTCTGGCTCGTATTTGGATATTCAAGGATTAGATCCTCTATACCGACCTCATTTTTCGTTTTTTTTTTTTAATGATTTTTTTCATTGACGGAGGACACCAAAGAGGGCTGTCTTGATTGGGCCGTCAAGCAAATTTGACACTGATTTATTTTTGTTTCAGTCCGATGTTCTATTATTGTGAGATTAATAACGGATCTGATGTGAAACTAAAGAATTTAGGGAATTATTTATTTATGGCTTGCGTCCAAACATGATCCTTTGGATGAAAATAAGATTTGATATAATCCATATAATGACATGTCAAAAATTGTTAAACTTGTCTCGTTCACCTAGTCAATTAGTGAGCGATGAGGATGAGGGAACATTTGCCGTCAATGATCATTATTTTAAATTCAATGGTACGTTAAGAGATAATTATGTTAAAATGAACTAAAATTCATTATTTTGTATTTTTTAATCAAGCTTAATTACTATATATAGTTTGTGGTGTTTTTGTTTTTAGAAAATTTCATATAAGTCACATTCTGAACATTTTCTCCTACATAAGTCCACCATAACAGTTTTACTCATATAAGTCCACTTTTAAGGCTAAATCTGTTATTTTACTTTTACGATGTACCTAAAATGCCCTCCTCTCCTTTACACAAATTCTCTCTCTCTCTCTCNNNNNNNNNNNNNNNNNNNNNNNNNNNNNNNNNNNNNNNNNNNNNNNNNNNNNNNNNNNNNNNNNNNNNNNNNNNNNNNNNNNNNNNNNNNNNNNNNNNNNNNNNNNNNNNNNNNNNNNNNNNNNNNNNNNNNNNNNNNNNNNNNNNNNNNNNNNNNNNNNNNNNNNNNNNNNNNNNNNNNNNNNNNNNNNNNNNNNNNNNNNNNNNNNNNNNNNNNNNNNNNNNNNNNNNNNNNNNNNNNNNNNNNNNNNNNNNNNNNNNNNNNNNNNNNNNNNNNNNNNNNNNNNNNNNNNNNNNNNNNNNNNNNNNNNNNNNNNNNNNNNNNNNNNNNNNNNNNNNNNNNNNNNNNNNNNNNNNNNNNNNNNNNNNNNNNNNNNNNNNNNNNNNNNNNNNNNNNNNNNNNNNNNNNNNNNNNNNNNNNNNNNNNNNNNNNNNNNNNNNNNNNNNNNNNNNNNNNNNNNNNNNNNNNNNNNNNNNNNNNNNNNNNNNNNNNNNNNNNNNNNNNNNNNNNNNNNNNNNNNNNNNNNNNNNNNNNNNNNNNNNNNNNNNNNNNNNNNNNNNNNNTGGACCTTCCTCTACCTTTTCCGATCCTCTGATCAGCCCCGTCATCACTGGCCGCACCTTCTCCGATCAGCCTCGTCATCTTCTTCTCCGCACCTTCTCCTATGAGTTCGAGACGGTGACGACGATGATGATTCGTCGGTGAGGTGCAGATCTATCGAGGATCCACCGCCTTGAGGCGGTTGTCATTTCTGACAAGGACACAGGCCGATCCAAGGGCTATGGTTTTGTGAGTATTCCGATTCATTTCTATTATTGTTCAATCTTGATCACGCATCACTGACTGCTAATTTAGTTGTGGAATTTGATGAATCAATGGACGTAGTAGCTTTTGTAGGCGGTGATAATAGTTTTTGTAGATGGTGGTAGTAGCTTTTGTGGCTGGTGGTAGTATTTTTTGTGTTCGTCGAAAACCTCACAGTAGTAGCTTTTGTAGGCGGTGGTAGTAGCTTTTTTAGCTTGTAGTAGTAATTTTTGTCATCATCGGAGGTCGGCCGGAAACCTCGCCGGAGGTCGGTCGGAAATCTCATCGGAGGTCGGCCGGAACTTTGTAGTAGCTTTGTAGGCGGTGGTAGTAGCTTTTATAGCTGGTGGTAGTAGCTTTTTTAGCTGGTGGTAGTAATTTTTGTCATCGTCGGAGGTCGGCCGGAAACCTCGCCGGAGGTCAGTCGGAAATCTCGCCGGAGGTCGGCCGGAAACTTCGCCGGAGGTCGGCCGGAAACCTCGCCGGAGGTCCGCTGGAAATCTCGCCGGAGGTCCGCCGGAGACTGTTCCGAAATGAGAATGGTTGTTGACTTTTTATACTAGTGGCATTCTTGTAAATATAAAGGAGAATCTAATTTTTTTTGTTGGATGACAGTCTGTAATTATGTTGAACTTTAATACTTAATACAAAACTTTATTTAGACTTGGGTGGACTTATGTGGGTAAAAATGTTGGGGTAGATCTATGTGGGAAAAAATGTCTCAAAGTGGACTTATATGTAATTGGTCCTTTTGTTTTATAACAAGACGTAGTCTTATTGTGAAGAAAAACCGTGTGGTATAGTCCCCCATTTTGGTAAAAACTCGTTATTCTGTTTTTGGGAAATCATGACATGTGCATTAATTTGTAGAATTTTGTGAGGAGATATTTTTACCCAATTTTTACCATGCTTTTACATCATTTTGGGGCATACAACTGATTATTTACGATGATCATCATAACGTGGGAATAAAAACACTAGTTAAGCATATTCATTCAAAGGGAATGGGATCACAGTTGGTAAACCTGTTACCACATTCTATGCTTAAATTCCTACCACAGTGCGAATGGCGTGGACTCTAAATACATTATTCAAAGTCCGACGAAAGCTAATTTACTAGATGTGCAAGCACTTTGAGCATTACAATATCAAATAGACAAGAATGGATATTGGTGCATTCAAGATTAATTAGATGATGTTGGTCACAGTACTAGTCTTCTGTTTCGCCACCTTGATAATCCTACCGCCATCTCCGACGACCTGCACTGCCTCCTCCTCCTCCTCTCCATCTGTTTCTGCTCTTTTCGCTTTCGGCGATTCCACGGTGGACACCGGCATGAACAACGGCCTTTCTATGCCTTTATATAAGTGCAACCATCCCCCTTACGGCAAAGACCTACCGGGGCAAGTCCCCACCGGAAGGTACTCCAATGGAAAGATTGGAGTTGACTTTATGGCCTCAAACTTGGGACTCAAGGAAGACCTTTTGCCCTCTTACCTCGACCCGAAACTGACAGACCATGATTTGCTCACCGGGGTCAGCTTCGCGTCGGGAGGTTGTGGGCTAGATGATCTGACCTTGCAGTTAACCCAAGTCTATAGCATGCAGGATCAGTTGGAGTATTTTGATGAAGCCGTAGAAAGGATTAAGACAAGTGTTGGGGAGAAGAATGGTAGCGAGATTGTGGAAAATGCACTGTTTGTGGTTGGTGTTGGGACGAATGACCTCATCCTGAACGTGTATGACTTTCCTCTAACGCAGAGGAAATCTCAGTTTACATCTACAGACCAGTACTTTGATTTTCTGCTCCAAAAACTCGGGTCTTTTATTCAGGTTAGGGATTTTTCAACAGCATGCATTGTGCATAATACCGCTAATTTGTTAATATATTTCTAAGGTATGTACCTTAGAGTACAAGAAAGTTGTATAGTGTACAAATATATTGTTTAACTAGGGGTAACCTGAAGTTCATCAGATTTAGATTTTACTAACTACATGTGAGACTTTGAAAACTGACAGTTTTTGTGTTTGGGGTGGTATATTCAAGCAGGATCTGTACAGTAGGGGAGCAAGGCGGTTCATGGTGGCGGGTTTTCCACCGATCGGATGCCTTCCGCTTCAACAGACATTAGGCGGCATCATCAATCTGCGTCGGCGCGTGTGCATCACACAACAAAACATAGACTGTCAGACCTACAACTCCAAGCTCCAAGCCCTTCTCTCAAGTTTGCAAACCACATTACTCCCTAGTTCAAGGCTGCTCTACTATGACATCTACAACCCCATGATGGACATGTTCAACAACCCAGATAAATATGGTACTTATTATACATATTACTTCAGAAGAATGCATCAAATGTAGCTAATGGAATCTTATACTAGCTAGGTTTCAGTTTTATTTTTATAAATATTAATACATGTGTAGGGTTTGTGCAAGTAAGTGAAGGATGCTGCGGAACTGGGCTGGTTGAGTTGGGGCCTCTGTGCTCACGGCTCTCGCGGACGTGCCCCGACGCGTCAAAGTATATGTTCTGGGATACGGTTCATCCTACTGAAGTAGCATTAGCTGTTGTTGTAGACTATAATCAAAAGACTGTTTTGCAGTTCCTAAATTAGTTAGAGCGATCAATCTTTAAGATTTTTTCGAAGACTGTTTTGCATAAAAAAAAAATCTTTAAGATTTTTTCTTTCTTTCTGTATTTCACTATTTCTTTTGAAAATCTGAAATAAACCTCATGTATATATAAGTGCCCGCCAGCCTGCCAGGAACATACTTGTCCTCTGATATGCAATTCTTGCAAGTTTCGAAGCAGGTGTGTTTTTAGTGAGGGAAAATGGAGTAAAACTTAATACTATATAAGGCCACCTCCAAGGGTGCAAAAAGATGTTCTTTTTTAGTGAGGGAAAACGGAGTAAAACTTAATACTATATAAGGCCATCTCCAAGGGTGCAAAAAGATGTTCTCAGGGGCGCGCGGAGCAAATAAAATAAAACTTGAACACAAAGTGTCACAAGTTCGGGGTGCAAATATAGCCAAGTTTCCATTGTTTTCATTGTTTCGTTGTTTCCACATAACCATAGATCAAGACGCACCCATGCTGCCATGCATATCTATGCACATTTATTCATACACAAAAATTCGGACCAGCTAATAGATGACACACCCCAAATATATATGCATCTATGCTCTCATGCATATAATTTCAAGCATTCACCCATGCGAGTACACTTCACTTCAGGATAAAGGTTTGAAGCTTCTTCTCCATTGTTAGAGCCACTCTTAGAGCCAGAGCGGCCATTGTTTTGTGAAAACACCAAGCCACCGCCGTTCGCAACCTCACTGCAAAACACCGCTTCAAAGCTTTGAGGACACCACAACGATGCCAGATCTTGGCTGCCATATTGCCTGAGATGCAATCGCCCCCTTACAATGAGTGAAACCAAGGTCTATTTCCTCCGACAAAGGACTGACTAGTGAAGCCTAACCTTAAGGCCAAGACAGCCCGTCCGGCCGCACCTAGTCTACATTGACGAGGCCAAGCCAAAGCTAACGCGGCGACGCAGTCCAGACCACCCTTTTTCCAAAACTCTACGGCAATATGTTCACTTAGTAAACGATTGAACGGTATATACTTGTTGAGTGCGAATGCTATTGTAATGAGTAATCTTTGTATTATTTTTAACAATTAGCCACTCGTAATAAACGTTTTATAAAAGAAAAGAAATGTTAACTATGTATTTAAACTTCTTATTTGAGTATACTCTAACGCAAATAAGAGTGCATAATCCTTACTTTGTACTTAAGACAACCGCATAATCCTTTTCGTGTTATAGGGTTATATATATTGGGATTACTATAACTTTTATATAAAAAAAAAGATATGTTGTGTTATCAAAATAATTAATTGTGAATTAAAACATATTCGTGTTTTGTATAAATCATTTTTAAAAGTGTTGTCAAAACAAAAAATATTTTCTGATAAAAAAAAAACAGAAAATACTTTTAAAAATTAAAAACCTTATCTTCTTCTACTTCTTTTACTAAGTCCACACACTCTCTCTTACTCTTTCTCTCTCCCTCCCTCCCTCTACCTTCTTTTACAGTTCCGGCCAGCTCTCCTTTCTCGGTCTGAAGCCTCCGGCGAAACGTCAAAGATGTCCGATTTCATCCCAATGGTTCGCGTCTCTATCCTCATCTCCATCTTCGCGTATATTTTCCCTACTTTTTCTGTTAGTGCTTTCATAGTTTCATCACTACTCATCGTCTTCCACAGACTATTAGCACTGTGTTAGTCTAGTGTTAAATCCTGTAGATCGGCCTCATGATTCTGATTTCTACGTGGTTGAGTTGATCGATTTGCTAAGCGGACTAGTTAGGGTTTTGAGGAGCACAGTTTCCCTGTTACTATTTTTCCTGTATATTACTCGTTACTATTTTTACTGTATCTTTTTCTTCATTGCATACTGAACTTGAACAATGCTCTGATCTTCGGGAGGAGCATTTTAGTCTTTAGGTTAAGAAAATTGAGAGTGAAATCTTTTAATGTTTCTTCTGTGTTTTGAGTTGATTTTGTACAATTTCATAAGAGCTGACCGTTACATTTTCTCGTGTGATTGTGCATTTGTGCTATGTCAGGTGGACAGAGTCTCGGAGTTCGCTAAGGGTCAAGAAGAAAAGCTTGTGAAATTTGTATCTGGTATATATGTATTTCTTCACATTAGAATTTGTTTCGCTTAAAAGCAGTTTTTGAGAATGAGTATTTTGATTATGCTATGAATGTGACAAAGGCTCGATCACGTTTGGTGCTTCTATGTGACTGAACCTTGTTTGTCATTTTGGCTATGGCAGTTGCAGAGAAGTTGGCGCAAGAGTTGAGTGCTCCAAATGAGAACTTGGAATCACTTATTGCCGGCTTAAAAAAGGAAGTGGAGTCTGTAAGGCATGTACTTCTACATACACAATAAGATTGCAACTAGTCAAGTTTTGATATAATTGGTAAAACTAAATAGCATCCTCGCTCCTAAGTCATACATTAATTGCAGGGCTTTCAAGAATGAACACCAGAAGCTGCCGGTGGAAATGGAAGATCTGAAACAGGCTTCTGGATCCCTGCCTTCTAGGCATGCAACTCTAAGTTCAATTTCAGTTGGTCAACTTTTATTGTAGTATACACAGCAGGCTTTTTATCTTTTGTTTGTTTGCAGCTCCACCATTGCTGAAAAATCTGTTGAGCGCCAGAAGCGTCCGAGGAATGAAAGGTAATGAACTGGCTTTGAGGCATGCAACTCTTAGCTCCACTGAAATTCCAATTGTGTACTTTCGTGTATCTTAAACAGCATGCTATTAAACTCTATGCTGCCTTTATTGCAGTTCTGCTGAAGATGAGATGATGAGGCCGATGGGTGTACAACTGGTACAAGAGCTGGATTGTAAGTCATAATCTGTTAAATTGTAGATATGTCCAGTAATTGATATAGTTCATGTAAATGTACCTAGATCCTTGACCTTTTCGTCTATACTGTGCATAACTTTAAGGAGTATAGTCTTGGTGACACCTAGATCTTCATGTTTAGGAACTAAAATACTTTATGTAGGTTGTAAAACAGAACTTCATATGCGATAAAGATTAGAAATGGAATATTTATGCTCAACTTCATTTTTGAAAGTATAGGATATAGTCAAGGGACCATCAGCCTGTTTTGCTAAGAACTAAGAAGTAATAACTAGCCTCTCTGCAAGCGATTTATGAAAGTATAGAAATCATTACGCTGAAATCAACCCTCAATTCAATGTGGATCAAGGCTGGTTTAATACTTGGTACCTAAAAGTAGTTCAAAGGGTACAGTACGTAATGGCGGTACAATGCAAAGTTCCTGCTAAATATTGTTAGCATTGAGGAGCATGTTCTTGCCACTGTGGAACACTTAGGATCTTCTGTAGTTTACTTAAGCTTTAACATCCATCTTTTAATACCTTTTCTGTTCATAACTTGATGGCTGCAATTGATTGCAAAAAAATTTGGAAGCTTTTGAGGCAGTAGTGAAGAATTTGAAGAACAGACAAGCGAGATTTCTTGATGAATTCTCAGAAGCATCAAAACAAAGGCTAAAGAGAGGAGGAAGCTAAAGAGGTAGATGGAAAGCTAATGAGGAACAGTAGCAGATGTGATTTGGAGGCATCATGAACTAATTCCGAGAGATTCAGAATTTTTGTTTGAGGACCTTTTACCTCTTATGGTTTTATTTTGTGTATATCTGAGATCTGTGTTAAAATCTGAGACTCATAGTTTGAGTGGGTGGTTTTAATCAATTGACTATGTTATCTTAGGTGTTTAATCGACATAGTTTTCAGGGGTTCCAATTGAAATTGACCACATTAGTGCATGATATATTTAGTTTGTCTATTTGAGTTGACTCTACGAATTCAGTACAGTGCAGTTCTCTCTATTGGAAGAACAACTGCACATTTTGGTTCTTGCAGAATAATGAGATTTGAATTTGTGCCTCGTAAGAATTTTGATGAGAATGACCAGTAGAGATAACTAGTGGACATTGGTGAAAGATTTTGTACATGGGAGGGGTTTTAATGAAGACTCAACTAAATTGGTGATCATTCATGGATCGAACTAAATCAAATTAATAGACGATCTAAATCTATCAAACATGAGCCGTTCAAATTTATAATTAGTAAATCACATTTATAAATGTCTTAACGATTTTCAATATATATATATATCTACAAACTAAACGGTCGAGATTTAAATATGCGTTCAAAAAATGTGTAAAACGAAAAAGTCCTTAACTTAGGACCACTCCCTTTGTTGGTATATCAATATACCATAACTCTTATACTATAGCAGTCATACAATAAAACATGCGATTTCATATTTCAGATAAAATCAAAACATACGACTATTGATAAAAATCGTGTATTATAGTCCCCATAGTTTCGATGATGGATCATAATATTGAGATTCTTCTTTATTTACTTATACTGGTTATCAAATGAGCAATTTGATTTATGCATCATGATTTCTAAATCGCTCATTTGTAATTTGTAAGTAAATGTCAAACTTTGGCACAAGGACAACAAGTTGTTGTAAGAACCGAGATAACAAACTAAAGAGTTACCGTACTCATCAATTTCAATTAGTTATGTGAGATGACAATATCAAGTAATTCGAATTTCAAATTTCAAAATGTTTATAGATGTGAATCAAACTACTCTCTTAAGACATTAGAACCAAACCCGGTAACCTACAACATCGGCCGATAATCTTCTTCACCGTCAATGTCTTATTTTAGTTAGTTTTATTTATCAAAATAATTTTTTTAAACAAAAATACGAGATAAATTTGAGCTTTTAAAACTAGTCTCTTATCTTCTTTTGTCTCGCTCGCCCTCTCCGTTTCACTCTTCTTACCTTTTCCGCTTCTCGGTCTGAAGCCCACCGGAAACGGACAGAGGTCGCCAGTCTCCGATCGCATCACCGGTAAGCGCCTCTGACTTCATCTTCATTTTCTATCTTCTCTCTTACTCTCCAATTTCAATCACTTCCTGCAACTCCATTCAACGCGTTCCATATATTACAACCAAGTAGCACTGTTAGGGTTTGTGATCTCATTTCTACTTGACCAGGTCTAGAATTAGGGATTCTCAGAAGTTTAATCTACACTCTTCACTATCTGATAGCTGTTACTATTTTGCTACTGAACCGTTTTTTTTGGTCGCAGATGGGGGATTTCAATTTAGAATTGCTCCAAAAGTTCAGGAAATTCAAGGTGCACTTTGCTCTTTGGCATTTTCTTCTTAGATTCTTGTGCTCCTTTTTTTACTTAATTGCATATTGGGCTTGAACAATACGCTGATCCTCAAAATGAAATTGCACAGTAAAATTTGGTTTCAGTAACCAGATTTTTTATTTATTCATGTTTTCAAATTCATGAGTTTCTTGTTATGATGCTATGACAGACAGAAAAATTTTCGGAGCAGGATCGGATTAGAGAGGATCAGGAGAATAAGTTTAAGAACTATATTTCAGGTATGTATTGAAAGATTTGTATCACTGAGGTTAATTTTTAGCCCAAGGTTAAATTTATGATCAATGTGACAGGGGTGATTAAAATCTGATGCTTCTGTTTTGCAGTGTCTGAAGAGGTCAGCGAGTACTTGCATTCCTCAATTTGGGAGTTGAAAACGCAAGTCAAGGACTTGAAAAAAGAACTGGTTTCTCTTAGGCATGCAATTCTGTTCTGGTGAAGTTTGATTAGTGGAAACTGTGTTGTAGTGGGAGGAAGAGTCACCTAAAAGATATGTTGCATTTGTTGCAGGGCCACGAAAGATGACCAGTCTAAGGTTTACCAGAAGCGGTTACTGGAAGAGGAGCAGAAGGTGGAGGTGTTAAAGCTGCGTTTGAAAATCGAAAAGGAGAGGACCCGATCACAGGCTAATGAAATAGATTCTCTTAGGCATGAAACTCTAAGTTCTACTGAAATTTCAGTTATGCAACATGTTTTGTAGCTAAAAAACAGGCTGTTGAAGCATATGTTACCTTGATTTCAGGGCTGCAAAGGATGAGGAAATCATGGAATGCCGGAAGCTTTTGATGGAAGAGAAGCAGAAGAGTAAGTCCACACTGATCTGTTTCAGCATTTTAATGGCCATTAACTGTAGTCCATGTGAACATAACTGGATCCTTCATTTCTTGGCATATTCTCATGACTAGTTTCAGGGGAGTTTAATTCACATATGTGTTTTATGGAGTGTTGATTTTGAGGAAACCTGGATGTTCATTCTGATAGAAACTAAAATTACAATATACTTACAGGTTGAAGAA
Above is a window of Fragaria vesca subsp. vesca linkage group LG7, FraVesHawaii_1.0, whole genome shotgun sequence DNA encoding:
- the LOC101303174 gene encoding GDSL esterase/lipase At2g40250-like, which codes for MLVTVLVFCFATLIILPPSPTTCTASSSSSPSVSALFAFGDSTVDTGMNNGLSMPLYKCNHPPYGKDLPGQVPTGRYSNGKIGVDFMASNLGLKEDLLPSYLDPKLTDHDLLTGVSFASGGCGLDDLTLQLTQVYSMQDQLEYFDEAVERIKTSVGEKNGSEIVENALFVVGVGTNDLILNVYDFPLTQRKSQFTSTDQYFDFLLQKLGSFIQDLYSRGARRFMVAGFPPIGCLPLQQTLGGIINLRRRVCITQQNIDCQTYNSKLQALLSSLQTTLLPSSRLLYYDIYNPMMDMFNNPDKYGFVQVSEGCCGTGLVELGPLCSRLSRTCPDASKYMFWDTVHPTEVALAVVVDYNQKTVLQFLN
- the LOC101310353 gene encoding uncharacterized protein LOC101310353, yielding MSDFIPMVDRVSEFAKGQEEKLVKFVSVAEKLAQELSAPNENLESLIAGLKKEVESVRAFKNEHQKLPVEMEDLKQASGSLPSSSTIAEKSVERQKRPRNESSAEDEMMRPMGVQLVQELDSFEAVVKNLKNRQARFLDEFSEASKQRLKRGGS
- the LOC101311223 gene encoding uncharacterized protein LOC101311223 translates to MGDFNLELLQKFRKFKTEKFSEQDRIREDQENKFKNYISVSEEVSEYLHSSIWELKTQVKDLKKELVSLRATKDDQSKVYQKRLLEEEQKVEVLKLRLKIEKERTRSQANEIDSLRAAKDEEIMECRKLLMEEKQKNKELSDENERLKQLQEKLISSRLKNTKDAQLCITTTGGHVSRETTKHTKRSGGRKINIPRA